Part of the Impatiens glandulifera chromosome 8, dImpGla2.1, whole genome shotgun sequence genome is shown below.
CCTCCTTCATCTTCTCAGACTTGATTGCTTATGAGAAGACacttaataatttgattttttttcctttactCTTGAAGGGATTTGGACACAAAACTGCTAATGAGTCTTTCATTAAGGAGGTTGAAGCTTGAAGTTTCAATGTCTGGTGGAAAAGTCTGCAATAAACTTTCCGAGGCTACTCATTTGGTCATTACATGCCCAGTGGAACTCCATGTAGACTGCTCTGCCTTATTGAAAAGGTTActacaacatatatatatatatatatattcacaacgtgttaaagataattttgttaattgttttcATGATATGAGCATCTGAAATGTAAATCTGATAATGATTTTTTTcctttccaaaaaataaaattctttcaTGAAATGGACATCGGAGATGGTGAATCTGATAATGAAGTTTTTCCTTTCATGAAATGGACATTGGAGATGAGGTCAATCTTATAATGaagtttttccttttcaaataaaaacaattctttCATGAAATGAGTATTGGAGATGAGATAAATCTGATAATTTCAACAGACCTGGAAGCATAATAGAGTGTTTACAGTTTTTGCTGTTTATGCAATAGAATGGTTgcaattattttatcttaatgtCAAATTTTGTGTGACCATCTcatttaacttctttttttctcCATCATTCTACAGTTTACCATCAGCTGAGGCACATCTTGTTCATAGGAAAGGCTTGTATATAGTTGGATCTCAATGGCTAGATTCCTGCATCGACAATGAGCAAAAATTACCCGAGGATTCATTTAGTTTGAAGCCCGCTGGTTTTGAAGAGTTGGAATTTTCGGAGAGGTAAGTTTCCTCTacagttttaaataaaatagatggCATAGATGTAAAAATAAGATGTTGTGTTCAATGATATAAAGAATTCGggctttttcaaaaaaaaatataaagaattcgGGGGAAGTTACAAAGTCTTCGCCTTCTCGTAGTTCTCTATAACCCTAGCTCTTGAAAGCTATAACAGtttctctcattgtttcatgTGCGCTTCTGATATGATCAAAATCAAATGAAGAACAAATTAATTgtgttataattatattaacagATAATTATTAGTAACTagattagtattttattattttaagattagcatataaataattgttactCTTATATTCGATTTTCACTAAAAACGTCCTGATTTAAGTGGGTTTGTGTGCTAACTCCTCCGGTGTATCTCCAACTCTCTCAAATTCTTCGCATGgcctaatatatttataatcagtTTGATTGGATTTTTAGAATttgtttttccattttattttacttttttaatttggttAGTTCTTGGCATCTTGCAGAGCAGAAGATCAAAAATTCAGCTATACCAAGCAACACAAAGAGCAGAAAGAGAGCATTAATGCATCAATTAGTCGAGAAAATCCGAAGAATTCCAACGAAACTGTGAAAAGGAAAAGAGGAAGACCTCCTAGCACTAGTGCTCCTAAACCAAAGCCAAGTTTAATCCTTCCACGAAGAACACTACTGAGGCGTGGCAATAAATCTGCTAAACTATCCATACCTGATGATAGCTCTTCAGAGGAAAACACCAATAAAGATGAATCCAGAATTCAAGAAGAAGATCCTAAATCAAACCCGAGTCTAATAATAACCCAACCTCAAAGAACACTTAGACAGCATGGAAAAAAAGCTTCCCATCTATATGAAGACATATCCATTAAAGAAGAAGAACCCAATATGGAAACTGAAAATGAACAAGACCAACACCAAAAGGCCTTTTTGATCGAAAGTTCGCAAACAAAAAGATCATCTCCAACTCGTGGATTGGAAGTTGGCGGAGGAAATAGAATTGACGTTGATGAAACTGTGGCTGATCCAGTTCAAGCCATGTTGTTGGACATGATTCCAAGTTTGGGTACACAGAAAAGCGAGAACACGAGCAGCAGTACAGTTCAACAGCCTAAAAGCGAGAACGCGAGCAGTAGTACAGTTCAACAGCCAATTGAGGATGATAACTTTGAGCAGCCcgcgaagaagaagaaagtcaGTTATAAGGATATTGCGGGTGATCTACTTCGAGATTGGTAAAATGTTGAAGACAATAAAAATGACTTGTTGTGTAATGCTTTTAAGTTTGATTTCCTGAATGTGACATATTTCGATTAGGATTTTTTTTGGCTTTGAACTGTCTTTGATGATTTCCTGAAATCTCCAATTGTCTCTCTTTGAAAATTATGTAACATGTTGATTTGAAACCGAATTTTTGAAAGCAGTcgtttgttttttataaattaatttgtatttttaaatgagaTTGTAACTattaaccaaataaatattaatttttatactaTTACGTTATTCACTTACAATtagaaaaaacaatatttataaaataaaataagataacaatattaaaatatatactcttttaaaatattaaattttatcttaaaataaaaaatataaattagtctATATATTTTCGGTTATGAACATCAACGAATCAATAGACCCGATTTTTACATACATATCTACAAAGGAGATACGTCAATGATCCAAACCCATCTTAGTGACATCTTCTAGCTTAGTGACAGTTTGCCCATCTTCTAGCTTAGTGACATCTTCTAGCTTAGTGACAGTTTGAGCGCGTCAGACGACAAATTCTGCGTTGTGTGCTTGCAGCTATATACTTAATTCGTGAGAATTAATCGCATTCCAAAAAAGAAACGGAACTCAGcgttttcaaacaaaaaaaaatatccaaaCCGTAACTCAACTAGGCTTGAGCAAGGCTCTCGAAAttgagagtttacgtaaaatcatTGGTTAGTTGTAAAttcgtaaaatctagagtttacttaaaattgtaagagtttaatttgaaaaaataataattatatattattatttatatatatataattaagtattttatacttaaacaatttgaaaattttataaaattaaatataaaattaattaaaatataataataagtaaataatactatacaaaaattatatttataaaattaattatattaattaatttatttaaataaataataacttaattttaatttttaaatataaatttgtttttttaacgtaaaatcgaaattatttataaattcgtaaaatcttattattataaatttaaaatcgtaagagtttgtctatttaagagtttacttaaaattagactcgttaacttaatataaaatcataaaattgtaaaatttgaaGAATTCACTCGAGATTTTAAACATGACGATCTAATAAGTCAACTTCTCCCAGTAAAATTCAAACTCACTTATATATTTACctaatatttgaaattactgattataatatattcaatataatatattctccAATTTGTATGaactaatttttgaatttatcttatttaaagaaaacaaaaaataaactctAAGACCATCTCCGGGCACCCATAATGCGTTTGGGGTGCCCTTTTTGCTCCAACCGTACTgcaaaaaaaactcattttgagTTTTAGTACTCTCTCCTCCAACCAAACCCATAATGCGTTTGGGGTGCCCTTTTTGCTCCAACCGTActgaaaaaaaaactcattttgagTTTTAGTACTCTCTCCTCCAACCAAACGCATATATGCGTTTGGACTGTTCATACGCATTTTggccattttaaaaaaatggcccttaggttatatatatttttttttaacttttaatttttttacatttaaattaaaccttcaacttatatttttttttttaagataaaaagttaaattgttttctaaatatataattaaatcattaaatttattatatttgaaatttaatctaatttattttataatttataatttactttatatttttactttatattttataattttaattttataaattatcttataatatgttaacaaggtttgttttaatataatatgtttgtttatttaaatgtattagaattatttttttgtttatgaattattgatatataattaattttattaaatgaaagagaaaagattgggattaaatatgtaaagttgataaatatatagataatattaataaggttaaaaagttagtgtaagaaaaaatattctaagaatattcttttgggtttgagaatgaatttttgggttggagataaattactgtttgatgggatgtttactgcattttgagtttgagaatggGTTTATGGGTTGAAAATGGtctaataaaaagtaataataacaataaaatcatCTTGGAGAATCCAAATGAAGCCAATTTTTTACATAGAATTACCTTGtgcaataaattttttattttcaaagtttatctataattaaaaaaataataaaaattgatatgaCAACCATTTAGAAATAGTAAATTAACTGAACACAAACAAATCTGAATCAATAAGCTTCCAAAGAAAATCAACATCCTTTCTCATCATCTTTAAAATTCAgcaaaaagaataatattagcATAAACAACAccaaattgaaataaaataaaataaagattgcCCCGACATAGAGATACCTCAATTTCGTCCTCGTTTTCTCGATCGATCATTCCTATTAGCATAGCTTCTCAATTTCTGCAGTATTTTCCTCTCACAAATGCGTAACATCATAGAATGATACACCTTCCTCTCTTTAACCGAACAACAAGTTCTCATTGCCATAACATCATCTTCAATCGAGTTAGACCCATAAGCACTCTCTCGCATATCCGCAAGCAACAGAAGGCCATTACGCACACTTACACTCAACAAAACGTCCTCCATATTATCGGTTTGTTCCTTCAAAAGAAAGCTCAACGATTCATTTGAAGTCACCCCAGTTGACAACATGTGATCCAGATCCTCATATGCTTTGTCTGATAACAACATTACATAGAGTAGAATCAGAAGTTCTATTTGTGGTATCCCATCAGATGAGATCTCGAAATATTCTGAGTTCTGACTTGAACAACTAGAATGACCTAGTTTCCGCCAAAGTGATAATCTTGCTCTACTATGGCGTTTGGAATATAACGAGCAACTCCACTGGAGTACAAGATCAAGATCCACGTTGACTATATCGAAAGGATTGTCTGATTCTGTAAATCCGTAGCGATGCAAGAGTGCTGCATTACCCAATAATCCATATGTATTGAAAACCTGAAATTTTTAGTATTGTAAGAAACTAGAGCCTTGTTCAatctttgggttatttgaataactagtaaattatttcaaaataatcttgTCCAatgtaggttattgaaaattGAGTAGAATAccgatgatttgaatgatgtaaTTGAAGAGGGGATAGTGAGTTATTTGTGATTTTCTCCAAGAGAATCCCAAAATCGGACTAATCTAGTTTGGACTATAGATTAACGTAAAAGAAATAGAGCACCATGGTCAAACACAACTTTCGGTTCAACTCTGAAGTCTGAACCAATAAAAAGGATATTcgcttttcaaagaaaaaacaGAGCATTACTAAAAAGATCAGAACTGGCTCACCTCGGTTCCAGCTTTAACATCTTTCACCATAATCATTTCAAGAGCTGTGTTATCATCTTGAACAAGAGGGGACTCAGATCGATTATCATCAGAAGATACATCTTCATCAACAACGCTTGAATCATCTTGCATATCAATATTACTGTTCTCAGATTCACTATCAGATTCAAGTCCAGAGGTGAAATGCACATCCTCAGCTCCAGTCTTGTGATTGAAACTGTAGAAGGTAAAATAGAATTCTAAGAATTCACTTGTAGAAGTATTTTGTATACAAGATTGAGTTTATCGAAAGCATCCATTCAATCAATCAGTGATAAATGCAGGAAAAGCAAAACATTTTACTTCTAATAACACTAACTTACAGATCTGATAATGGAACCATTCCATATCCATGGTAGTCATCTATCTGAAAAGATCTAGAAGCTATGAGACTTTTTGCTGCAAGGTACTGTTCAAGTCCAAAGAATACTGGATTCAGATTCAAATGTTCTAAGGAGAGAAGAGGACAGATACATTCTTGCCAATCTTCACGTACTAAAACCTTATCATCTTTGATTATCTGCCtacaattttttcaaaaaatgaaaatgtatgAGATCTTCCTTAGGTTAAAGCACTAATGATATAAACATGATGAGATTACCTTATGGAGTTCAGTTCCAACAAGAAGAGAGTCGATTTCATCCAAAGTCCATAACAATGGAATGGATTCACTTTCAGGTATAACCTGAAGATAACCGAACCAAGGAGAGAGAGATCCCAAGCTCTTTTCATACATAATAGCAACCGAAAGTCCAAGGAAACCGTCAAGATCGGCCTCTTCTATCATTTCTCGACCTGATGATGTTTTGATAGTAAGGCACGATTGTTTCGGAATCTTCGACACAACATCGCCTATAGAAAGATCGCAATTCGCTCTAACAAGGATACCATGTTCATCACCACCGTCAATAAGAGCTAAAGCGTCGCTGCATTCAATTCCATTTGAAGTCATCCATCGCTTGAATGTTCTCAATCTCCTGCTCATGGAAAATCGGTTGAATAAAGAATGAATGTAGAGATTCGATTTGTGAAGTTAAGGTTATGATACGTGTGTAATCGTATATAGAGAGTAATGGAGGAGTACCTGGAAGCCATGGACGCCGGCGAGAATATGGACGTCCGGCTGAGAATGAGAAATTGAAAAAGGAAACCTTCGTCGACGGCGGGATGAAAGAATAAAGAGAGAAACTTCAGATAATGGGCTAGGATTTTTCTTTGTGGGCTAGGCTTTTTTCTATCAAGGCCCAAATTTTCGGTCCACTCattttttactataattattaagtaaaaataataatagttgattaatttgagagaaataatgaaaacataaataaaaaaaaagtttagtaGCAATGAACAAACAAAAAGTAAAATCTAACATTGACTCCTCCAAAATCCTCAAGAAGATCAATAAGTTCAATGACCGCTTGCATAGATTTTACGTAATAGTTATTAAcacttttaagaaaaataataataataataataattaaggttttaaaatacgcggtccgACCGGCGGTCTAACCAGTCCGACGGCGAAACGGTTGATGAAGCGGTCCGAATTTTATCTTTAATACGGTTACCTttcgaaccggtcaaaatccggtCCGACCGGAAAATGAAACCGGATATTTCCGGTTCGTAAGGTTTActttataagttattattattttctttcttttcttccgGAAACACTACTTTTAGATCTATTCGATgaggaagaaagaaagaggaaccaattcccaaactaaccttgtttCACGTTCAACTTCTTAAACTAAGATACTATtttcatttattcccaaactaacctactttactattcaaattcagttttttacttttatttttatttttttaatttttttatatttaaatttattattaaatatatatttaacttattatttttttttaaaatatttaaattattattataagtttgattatttatattttaatatatatatttaaattattatttttataaatttgattatttatattttaatatatatttaattttacttattattttatataacatttctttttattttaaaaaatttataaaaaaaatacattcgttcaaaatattattaaataaagtgGAAAATAACGAGATTATAGATTtgagaaacaataataaaatcataagtcaaaattgtttataaacgaacaaacctaacataaaatatagagTTAACGAATTTGAGATatgttcaaaaaaatcaatattgtaCCTTATAAATAACATATGATTgagagaaatatgataattttattcctaataaaattttgaaaaaaaagaaaaactaatgaAGTAAAAGCTGAGTGTATTCAAATTGAGATGGATAGCTCAAGAAAACCATAATAATTTATGGGATGTGTGgccaaaaaaattatacaaaaaataGTCAAAGATGTATTGagtaaaattatcaataatttagagaagaatgatagtaataatttttataaattattaaattattatatatggttatgattaaaatattttaaatatattagtatttatcaattatttatgagGATGgtaaagtaaatatttattatattatattatataaataataataatataaatatatacatcaaaatataaataatctaatttataaaaataataattttaatatatatttaataataagtttaaatataataaaataaaataaaaatataaaaactgaGTTTAAATAGTAAAGTAGGTTAttttgggaatgaatgaacaaagtATGTTAGTTTGGGAATTGGTTCAAGAAAGAGCATACCCTTTCAGATCTATTCGATgaggaagaaagaaagagacATCTTAAAAGTTATATAACAAGTTCAGTTATAACAAGAAAAGAGAAGAATAAAGAGATTGTAAATCTTTTTCTTAATATCTTCCATATTATCTACCTTTATCTCTTCATATTTGTGGATCTATCATCTTAAACTCTTAAATCTATTATCTTTGTGTTGTGTTTCTTCAGATCTATAACTTTTCTTTTGGGTATGCATGATATCTGAATAATAGACGAGgatgaagaaataaataagTGACTAGGTATGCATGATGGGTTAGAGCTGGGTTTAGCGAGTGATGGTAAGGAGGGAGATAATGACGGGATGGAGAAAGAAATAAGTGACAGGTATGCTGGGTTTAGGGAGTGAGGGTAAAGAGAGATAATAATGTTGcaattagaaagaaaataaagtgaaaatgaaaaagataattaagtatgtactatataattatatgaccTCTAATTTAATCTTAGATTTTCTGATAAAAATTTACTAATTTAGtcaatttagtattttttaattcttttttaaattttaatatttactaaTTTGTTTGTTCATAGGTGATATTTAGTGTGATTGTTATTTTGATAGTAGAGaattatagatatttttattttaaaggtagagaattatgaatatttgatataatattaatttaattgataaattattaaatttaattagcatttaattgattaatattcatatgcataaatgattatatataccatttatgtactaatgtaattaaatttatttaaaataaaaataaaaataaaatccggTCCAACCGGTTGGACCGGTCGGACCAAAGTAAACCTAAAAAACCGGGTTCACGATCGAAAAGGTTTTCAGAACCTtgataataacaataataatataggCCTATGTTTCAAAAACATCTTTTAACTGAattaaaattgagtttaaacatttaaaacattgaacattattaaatttgttcatatataattaagttatattctaaaatattagctctttaaattcatatttaataaaagcaatattttaaataagttaataaatctttgtttaaaatcaaattcaacttttCCAAACAAGCTTAagtttaaattcttaataaaagcAATGATAGGTTGAAGTGAGATTATAAACATAGACTatggaaatatttatttaggCTTACCATTGTAAAGATAAAGATTGTATTTAAATTTCGGATATAGTAATTTGATTTAGGGCGGGTTAAAAAAAAGATGgacttaaaaataatagaagaaacataaattttacccatttttaataattaaataaataaaattgaaaaaaattaagacgTAGCATCTAAACCTAAAATTAACAACGGTTAGATAGATCTATCCAatctgaatttaaaaatatctgaaTGTAGAATTtgatataacaaaaataaatttaatttgtactcagaaattatatttaataaaattatgatatacAAAGTTTACATCTAATTGgcttcatatttaaatttattcaaaaaatctACTGATGATTCCTAGAAAGGGGCAAGTGATCAAACATACCTGATGGTTGAGGATCTAAG
Proteins encoded:
- the LOC124911744 gene encoding ribosomal lysine N-methyltransferase 3 isoform X1; its protein translation is MASRRLRTFKRWMTSNGIECSDALALIDGGDEHGILVRANCDLSIGDVVSKIPKQSCLTIKTSSGREMIEEADLDGFLGLSVAIMYEKSLGSLSPWFGYLQVIPESESIPLLWTLDEIDSLLVGTELHKIIKDDKVLVREDWQECICPLLSLEHLNLNPVFFGLEQYLAAKSLIASRSFQIDDYHGYGMVPLSDLFNHKTGAEDVHFTSGLESDSESENSNIDMQDDSSVVDEDVSSDDNRSESPLVQDDNTALEMIMVKDVKAGTEVFNTYGLLGNAALLHRYGFTESDNPFDIVNVDLDLVLQWSCSLYSKRHSRARLSLWRKLGHSSCSSQNSEYFEISSDGIPQIELLILLYVMLLSDKAYEDLDHMLSTGVTSNESLSFLLKEQTDNMEDVLLSVSVRNGLLLLADMRESAYGSNSIEDDVMAMRTCCSVKERKVYHSMMLRICERKILQKLRSYANRNDRSRKRGRN
- the LOC124911744 gene encoding N-lysine methyltransferase setd6 isoform X2; the protein is MKRAWDLSLLGSVIFRLYLKVNPFHCYGLWMKSTLFLLELNSIRQIIKDDKVLVREDWQECICPLLSLEHLNLNPVFFGLEQYLAAKSLIASRSFQIDDYHGYGMVPLSDLFNHKTGAEDVHFTSGLESDSESENSNIDMQDDSSVVDEDVSSDDNRSESPLVQDDNTALEMIMVKDVKAGTEVFNTYGLLGNAALLHRYGFTESDNPFDIVNVDLDLVLQWSCSLYSKRHSRARLSLWRKLGHSSCSSQNSEYFEISSDGIPQIELLILLYVMLLSDKAYEDLDHMLSTGVTSNESLSFLLKEQTDNMEDVLLSVSVRNGLLLLADMRESAYGSNSIEDDVMAMRTCCSVKERKVYHSMMLRICERKILQKLRSYANRNDRSRKRGRN